The Agromyces sp. G08B096 DNA window CTCGGCGATCGCCTCAACACGCGCGTGAAGATCAACCTCGGCGCGCGGAAGGGCACCATCAACATCGACTTCGCGACGGTGCAGGACCTCCGACGCATCCTCACCGACCTCGGCGAGGAGCTCGAGGGCGTCTGACCCGCGTCTGCAGAACACCGGAGGGGTGGAGTGCTCAGGCACTCCACCCCTCCACTGTGTTCGGCGTGGTGCCGAGGTCCGTCGCGATCAGCCGCGTGCGGCGGCCCGTCGAACCAGCCCGTCGTACACCTCGGCCGCGGTGCGACCCGACGCCTCGATGGCGAGCGGAACGAGTGAGGTCTCGGTGAGTCCGGGCACCACGTTCGCCTCGAGGAACCACGGGCGGTCGTCGGCGTCGACGATGAAGTCCACCCGCGACAGGTCTTCGAGTCCGAGCGTGCGGTGCGCGAGCACCGCAGCTTCGGAGACGGCGGCGGCCACGGACTCGGACAGCCGCGACGGAGCGTAGAACGTCGTCTCGCCGGCGTTGTATCTGGCCTGGAAGCTGTACACCCCGTCGATGGGCACGATCTCGACCGGCGGCAGGGCGACGGGTCCCTCCCCCAGATCGATCACGGTGACGGCGATCTCGGTGCCGAACACGCGTCGCTCGACGACGGCCACCTCGGCGTAGGTGAACGCATCGACCATCGCGCGGGGCAGTTCGTCGGGATCGTCCACGATGGTGACACCCTGGGCCGACCCGCCGGAGGCGGGCTTCACCACGAGGTCGCCCTCGAGCGAGCGGCGGACGACACGGAGCACGCTCGCGGCGCCGAGCTCGCGGAACGACTCGTGCGAGAGGACGATCGAGTCGGGCACGGCGATGCCGGCGTCGCGAACGAGCGAGCTCGCGACGGGCTTCGACCAGGCGCGACGCGCCGCGGACGCGGGCGAGCCGACGGTCGGCACGTCGAGCGCACGGAGGAGGTCGAGGAGCGAGCCGTCTTCGCCGCTCGAGCCGTGCAGCGCCGGGAACAGCACGTCGGGTCGGTGTTCCGCGAGGTACGGCAGCAGCCCGGCGTCGGGGTCCCGCAGGGTCACGCGGTGGCCCGCCGAGACCAGGGCGTCGACGACTCGGCGACCTGATCGCAGCGATACGTCGCGCTCATGCGAGATGCCGCCCGCGAGGACGACGATGTCGAGACCTGCGTCCGGCCCAGCCGCGACGGAATCCGACTCGGGAAGCTCGGAATTACTCATGATCAGGGATTTCTCCGCTCTTCGAGGCGAGGCTACTTCAGGTCCGACGGGGGTGCGAGCTCGATGCCGGGGGTGGACGGCGCCTGCAATTCGCCGGTGCCGGCGAACGTGTCGAGCAGGTCGAGTTCGCCGTTGACGACGGTCGCGAGGCGGCGGATGCCGAGCCGGATCGCCTCGGGAGTCGGATAGCAGAACGAGAGCCGCATGGCGTGCCGGCCGCGACCGTCGGCGAAGAACGCCGTACCCGGGGTGTAGGCGACGAGCTCGCGCACGGCGCGCGGCAGCATCTGCTTGGAGTCGAGCACATCGGGGAGGTTCAGCCAGACGTAGAACCCGCCGCTCGGGTTCGTCCACGACAGCTGCGGGAGGTACTCCCCCAGCGCCTCGGTCATCGCGTCCTTCCGCTCCCGGTAGACCCCTCGGAAGGTGTCGATCTGCCCACGCCAGTCGGCGGTCGAGAGGTATTCGGAGACGACGAGCTGGCTGAACGAGGACGGCGACAGGATCGCCGACTCCGCGGCGAGGATGAGCTTCTCGCGGATCGCGTGCGGGGCGAGCGCCCAGCCGACCCGGAACCCGGGCGCGAGCGTCTTCGAGAACGACCCGAGGTAGATGACGCCCTCGGGATCGAGCGAGCGCAACGCGTTCGGCGCCGGCTCGTCGAAGTGCAGCAGGCCGTACGGGTTGTCCTCGAGGACGAGGATCTCGTTCTGCCGGCAGATCTCGAGGATTTCGGGCCGGCGCGACGCGGAGAGAGTCACGCCCGTGGGGTTGTGGAAGTTCGGGATCGTGTAGAGGAACTTGATCCGGCGGCCCTGACCGCGAAGCACGGCGATCGTCTCGCGGAGCGCCTCGGGGATGAGGCCGTCGTCGTCCATCGCGACGTGCACGACCGACGCCTGGTACGAGCGGAACACGCCCATCGCCCCCACGTACGACGGCGCCTCGGCGAG harbors:
- a CDS encoding D-alanine--D-alanine ligase, with the translated sequence MSNSELPESDSVAAGPDAGLDIVVLAGGISHERDVSLRSGRRVVDALVSAGHRVTLRDPDAGLLPYLAEHRPDVLFPALHGSSGEDGSLLDLLRALDVPTVGSPASAARRAWSKPVASSLVRDAGIAVPDSIVLSHESFRELGAASVLRVVRRSLEGDLVVKPASGGSAQGVTIVDDPDELPRAMVDAFTYAEVAVVERRVFGTEIAVTVIDLGEGPVALPPVEIVPIDGVYSFQARYNAGETTFYAPSRLSESVAAAVSEAAVLAHRTLGLEDLSRVDFIVDADDRPWFLEANVVPGLTETSLVPLAIEASGRTAAEVYDGLVRRAAARG
- a CDS encoding PLP-dependent aminotransferase family protein; this encodes MTTDGVPQRTGNNLDPWYANYAERAAGFAASEVRALFAVASRPEVVSLAGGMPFVSALPQELIMSSMERVMREQGPTALQYGGGAGIPELREHILDVMSLEGIRGASVDDVVTSTGSQQALDFVAKLFLDPGDVVLAEAPSYVGAMGVFRSYQASVVHVAMDDDGLIPEALRETIAVLRGQGRRIKFLYTIPNFHNPTGVTLSASRRPEILEICRQNEILVLEDNPYGLLHFDEPAPNALRSLDPEGVIYLGSFSKTLAPGFRVGWALAPHAIREKLILAAESAILSPSSFSQLVVSEYLSTADWRGQIDTFRGVYRERKDAMTEALGEYLPQLSWTNPSGGFYVWLNLPDVLDSKQMLPRAVRELVAYTPGTAFFADGRGRHAMRLSFCYPTPEAIRLGIRRLATVVNGELDLLDTFAGTGELQAPSTPGIELAPPSDLK